CCAGACCATGTACCTGGGCGTGTCTCCCTTCGAGTCGCCCGCGGTCTATGGCCTGCTGCCCTTCACGGAGCTGGGCGTGGGCATCTGGTTCCCGAAGGGCGGCCTGTATGCCATTCCGCTCGCGCTGGAGCGGCTGGCGCGCGAGGAGGGCGTGACGCTGCACTACGGCCAGGCCGTGGAGCGCATCCTCACCGAGAGCGGGCGCACCACGGGCGTGCGGCTCGCGGGCGGCGAGGTGGTGGCCGCGGACGCCGTCCTGTGCAACGCGGACCTGCCGTACGCGTACGAGAAGCTGTTGGATCCGAAGGACGCGCCGTTCAAGCGCGGGGAGAAGCTCCGCTTCACCTCCAGCGGCTACATGCTCTACCTGGGCATGAAGAAGAAGGTGCCGGGCCTGCTGCATCACAACGTGATGTTCGGCCGGGACTACGCGGGCTCGTTCGAAGACATCTTCCAGCGCCTCCGCGTGCCGGAGGACCCCAGCTTCTACATCAACGTGCCCACGCGCACGGACCCGTCGCTGGCGCCGGAGGGGAAGGACTCGCTCTACGTGCTGGTGCCGGTGCCGCACCAGAACCCGGGGATCGACTGGACGGTGGAGGGCCCCAAGGTGCGCGCGAAGGTGTTCCAGCGCATGGCGGAGCTGGGCTACCCGGACCTGGAGCAGGACGTGGAGGTGGAGCGCGTCTTCACCCCGGATGATTGGGCTGGCACGTACAACCTGGCGCGTGGGAGCGCGTTCGGGCTGGCGCAGAACTTCTTCCAGATTGGCCCTTTTCGTCCGGCCAACGTGGACCCCCGCGTGAAGAACCTCTTCTTCGTGGGGGCTTCCACGCAGCCGGGCACGGGCCTGCCCACGGTGCTCATCTCCGCGCGGCTCGTCACCGAGCGGCTGACGGAGTGGGCCCACAAGCAGGGCGTGGCGCTGTCGCCTCGCGCGGGCGCTCCGACGGTGGAGGTGGCGGCATGAGCGCCATGGCCTCTCCCGCGCTCATCGCGCAAGGCTACCGGCGCGCGCGGGTCGTCACGCGCCACCACGCCAAGAGCTTCTTCTTCGCGTCGTACCTCCTCTTCGGACAGCGGCGGAAGGCGGCCTTCGCGCTGTATGCCTTCTGCCGGCGGCTGGATGACCTGGTGGACGCGGGCGAGAGCGCGCTGCCGGGCGAGGCGCCCATGGCCCTGGCGATGCGCCTGGCCCGGGCTCGTGAGCGCGTGGCGGAGGTGTACCTGCCGCTGCCGGAGCTGGCCTCGAAGGAGCTGGGACCGCCGTCCGCGCGGCAGCCCTCCGCGGACGCGCCGTCGCCGTGGGACGCGAGCGAGTTCGCGGCGCTGCGCCACACCATCCACCACTACCGGATTCCGGAGCAGCCCTTCCAGGACCTCATCTCCGGCATGGAGA
The sequence above is drawn from the Corallococcus sp. NCRR genome and encodes:
- a CDS encoding phytoene desaturase family protein, with the protein product MSAQGKRVVVVGAGVGGLAAAARLARQGFDVQVFEKTHGPGGRCNQLQVDGFTWDVGPTIVLMPEVFEETFRALGRRIEDYLTLVRCDPNYRVHFRDGSDITFTSELCTMGRELERVEPGCFQRYLAFMAQGREQYRISLDHFVGRNFNGVSDYFSPGVLAKIFKARAHRRMYADVSRYFQDDRLRAAMTFQTMYLGVSPFESPAVYGLLPFTELGVGIWFPKGGLYAIPLALERLAREEGVTLHYGQAVERILTESGRTTGVRLAGGEVVAADAVLCNADLPYAYEKLLDPKDAPFKRGEKLRFTSSGYMLYLGMKKKVPGLLHHNVMFGRDYAGSFEDIFQRLRVPEDPSFYINVPTRTDPSLAPEGKDSLYVLVPVPHQNPGIDWTVEGPKVRAKVFQRMAELGYPDLEQDVEVERVFTPDDWAGTYNLARGSAFGLAQNFFQIGPFRPANVDPRVKNLFFVGASTQPGTGLPTVLISARLVTERLTEWAHKQGVALSPRAGAPTVEVAA